From Candidatus Goldiibacteriota bacterium, the proteins below share one genomic window:
- the metE gene encoding 5-methyltetrahydropteroyltriglutamate--homocysteine S-methyltransferase produces MNKGLRTFVTGFPRIGKNRELKKVLESFWDGKLGFDSVTETADNLKKTNWETQKRAGMGIFSCGDFSYYDQMLDMAVMLGAVPERFQGISDPAERYFAMARGSAESSAMEMTKWFNTNYHYIVPELKKGCRYKPDFGSLFKEYRQAEKLGYRTKLNVIGPVTFLMLSKRVDSEGSMLELLPEIIPAYREFVNAAGFLGKEIYVQFDEPWFVKDCGKEELKILKKVYGELCGVSKNLKIIVMTYFDSAVNAAEALKDVNIWGVGLDFVYGPENVKAAKFLKGKKLIAGVVDGRNIWKNNYEKTLNILGEISKTVYKEDIIIAPSCSLLHVPYSLKNEKIIDSEIKGWFSFAGEKLAEIKDIADIFTEGKEKHAEKIEQNRAVFARRESSAKVNDPDVKKIIKCGYSKKRSESFKDRKKKQEKVFCLPLLPVTTIGSFPQTEVLRRLRRGYKTGAVKKEDYDKGIYEYIDNCIAFQEKTGFDVLVHGEPERNDMVEYFGERMKGFIFTENGWVQSYGTRCVKPPVIYGDVKRAGDMTGKIILYAQKKTKKNMKGMLTGPVTILNWSFVRDDIQKKDVCVQIALAVRDEIRDLQFEGIKIIQVDEAAFREGYPLKKSKAFIYEIWAVECFRVAVSGARPETQIHTHMCYSDFRDIMPAIKAMDADVITIETSKSGNKLLETFKKQGYENEIGPGVYDVHSPRVPSVEEFENKIKLLLNVFPAERLWINPDCGLKTRKWEETEKSLQNMVEAVANVRKSL; encoded by the coding sequence ATGAACAAAGGCCTGAGGACATTTGTGACCGGATTTCCAAGAATCGGGAAAAACAGGGAATTAAAAAAAGTTCTTGAAAGTTTTTGGGACGGGAAACTGGGATTTGACAGCGTTACAGAAACCGCTGACAACCTTAAAAAAACAAACTGGGAAACGCAGAAGCGGGCCGGTATGGGTATTTTTTCCTGCGGCGATTTCAGTTATTACGACCAGATGCTTGATATGGCAGTTATGCTGGGCGCCGTACCGGAGAGATTTCAGGGTATTTCTGACCCGGCAGAAAGATATTTTGCAATGGCAAGAGGTTCTGCAGAATCCTCCGCTATGGAGATGACAAAGTGGTTTAATACAAATTATCATTATATTGTTCCGGAACTGAAAAAAGGTTGCAGGTATAAGCCGGATTTTGGCAGTTTATTTAAAGAGTACAGACAGGCTGAAAAACTGGGATACAGGACAAAGCTTAATGTGATAGGACCTGTAACTTTTCTTATGCTGTCCAAACGCGTCGATTCTGAAGGAAGTATGCTTGAACTGCTTCCGGAAATAATTCCCGCATACAGGGAGTTTGTGAACGCCGCCGGATTTTTGGGAAAAGAAATTTATGTCCAGTTTGATGAACCGTGGTTTGTAAAGGACTGCGGGAAAGAAGAATTAAAAATATTAAAAAAAGTATATGGCGAATTATGCGGGGTTTCTAAAAATTTAAAAATAATAGTGATGACATATTTTGATTCTGCCGTTAATGCGGCGGAAGCTTTAAAAGATGTAAATATATGGGGTGTTGGACTGGATTTTGTATATGGGCCGGAAAATGTTAAAGCGGCTAAGTTTCTAAAAGGGAAAAAACTTATAGCCGGAGTTGTTGACGGCAGGAATATCTGGAAAAATAATTATGAAAAAACGCTGAATATTCTTGGTGAGATATCTAAAACAGTTTACAAAGAGGATATTATTATTGCTCCAAGCTGTTCGCTGCTTCACGTGCCATATTCGTTAAAAAACGAAAAAATAATTGACTCGGAAATTAAAGGCTGGTTTAGTTTTGCCGGGGAGAAGCTGGCGGAAATAAAGGATATTGCGGATATTTTTACCGAAGGAAAGGAAAAACATGCCGAAAAAATAGAACAAAACAGGGCGGTTTTCGCAAGAAGGGAAAGTTCCGCAAAGGTCAATGACCCTGATGTTAAAAAAATTATAAAATGCGGTTATTCAAAGAAGCGCAGTGAAAGTTTTAAAGACAGAAAGAAAAAACAGGAAAAAGTTTTTTGTTTACCGCTTCTGCCCGTTACAACTATCGGCAGTTTTCCTCAGACGGAGGTGCTGCGCCGGTTAAGAAGAGGCTATAAAACAGGAGCTGTAAAAAAAGAAGATTATGATAAGGGCATATATGAGTATATAGATAATTGTATCGCTTTTCAGGAAAAAACAGGGTTTGACGTTTTGGTACACGGCGAACCCGAAAGAAATGATATGGTGGAATATTTTGGAGAGCGGATGAAAGGGTTTATTTTTACGGAAAATGGATGGGTGCAAAGCTACGGGACAAGGTGCGTTAAACCCCCTGTTATCTACGGTGATGTTAAAAGGGCCGGGGATATGACCGGTAAAATTATTTTGTACGCGCAGAAAAAAACAAAAAAAAATATGAAAGGAATGCTGACGGGGCCTGTTACAATTCTTAATTGGTCTTTTGTACGCGACGATATACAGAAGAAAGATGTTTGTGTTCAGATTGCTCTGGCTGTCAGAGATGAAATCAGGGACCTTCAATTTGAAGGGATAAAGATAATACAGGTTGATGAAGCCGCTTTTCGTGAAGGGTATCCTTTAAAAAAATCAAAAGCGTTTATTTATGAAATATGGGCTGTGGAATGTTTCCGCGTGGCGGTAAGCGGCGCAAGGCCTGAAACTCAGATACATACGCATATGTGTTACAGCGATTTCAGGGATATTATGCCCGCGATTAAAGCTATGGATGCTGATGTAATAACAATTGAAACATCAAAAAGCGGAAATAAACTTCTTGAAACATTCAAGAAGCAGGGATACGAAAATGAAATCGGGCCGGGAGTTTATGATGTGCATTCGCCGCGTGTGCCTTCTGTGGAAGAATTTGAAAACAAAATAAAATTGCTTTTAAATGTTTTTCCCGCGGAAAGGTTATGGATTAATCCGGACTGCGGCCTTAAAACCCGGAAGTGGGAAGAAACTGAAAAAAGCCTGCAAAATATGGTTGAAGCTGTTGCCAATGTCAGAAAAAGTTTATAG
- a CDS encoding 4Fe-4S binding protein: MEKKVEISEELCTGCGACVSMCPAQIIELNSSSNKAVVTDHESCDLLGGCMYVCRTGAIKVNRKLKFGSLFGF, from the coding sequence GTGGAAAAGAAGGTTGAAATAAGCGAAGAACTTTGTACGGGATGCGGTGCGTGCGTGTCAATGTGTCCGGCGCAGATTATTGAATTAAACAGCAGTTCAAATAAAGCGGTGGTGACGGATCATGAGTCGTGCGACCTGCTTGGAGGCTGTATGTATGTCTGCCGCACAGGGGCTATAAAAGTTAACAGAAAATTAAAGTTTGGAAGTTTATTCGGCTTCTGA
- the trxA gene encoding thioredoxin, with the protein MEINVDSKSFKKEVIESKEPVLVDFWAEWCMPCKMVAPALSQIAKEYNGKLTVAKVNVDDSPELAGMYGVSGIPTMAIFKDGKVVDRIVGALPKQHIIQAIKPHLAA; encoded by the coding sequence ATGGAAATCAACGTGGATTCAAAGAGTTTTAAGAAAGAGGTAATAGAGTCAAAAGAACCGGTGCTTGTGGACTTCTGGGCGGAATGGTGTATGCCGTGTAAAATGGTGGCGCCCGCGCTTTCACAGATAGCAAAGGAATATAACGGAAAATTAACGGTTGCCAAAGTAAACGTGGATGATTCCCCGGAGCTTGCCGGAATGTATGGAGTATCAGGTATACCCACAATGGCTATTTTTAAAGACGGAAAAGTAGTGGATCGTATAGTGGGCGCGCTGCCTAAACAGCATATAATTCAGGCAATAAAACCGCATCTTGCGGCTTAA
- a CDS encoding DUF2892 domain-containing protein has protein sequence MLKPNEGKTDRIVRVVLGAGLIAGGFFTTGTLAIVLWAVGAISLITGAVGFCGLYALLGINTCPVNKK, from the coding sequence ATGTTAAAGCCTAATGAAGGAAAGACAGACAGGATTGTAAGGGTTGTATTGGGGGCAGGGTTAATAGCAGGGGGATTCTTTACAACAGGCACGCTTGCAATTGTTTTATGGGCAGTTGGCGCAATATCACTTATAACAGGCGCTGTAGGTTTCTGCGGGTTATACGCGTTATTGGGAATTAATACATGCCCTGTAAATAAAAAATAA
- a CDS encoding DsrE family protein, which yields MKIGIVIASNDAETCWNAIRYGNFCLGKKEEVKIFFMGKGVEYQKISTDKFNTTEQAEKFLASGGKIFACGTCIQSREQESSDVCPLSTMQDMYDIVKESDTVVSF from the coding sequence ATGAAAATAGGGATTGTAATCGCTTCAAATGACGCGGAGACTTGCTGGAACGCAATCAGGTATGGTAATTTCTGCCTTGGAAAAAAGGAAGAGGTAAAGATTTTTTTTATGGGCAAAGGCGTGGAGTATCAGAAAATAAGCACGGATAAATTTAATACGACAGAGCAGGCGGAAAAATTTCTGGCATCCGGCGGCAAAATATTTGCCTGTGGAACCTGTATACAGTCCCGGGAGCAGGAAAGTTCGGATGTCTGCCCTTTATCCACCATGCAGGATATGTATGATATCGTAAAAGAAAGCGACACGGTTGTCAGTTTTTAA
- a CDS encoding transcriptional repressor, with translation MKNKQAIEKCKKVCGEKGFKATPQRIAVYSEIACRYDHPPVESIYSSVRKKHSRISFDTVFRTINLLVEIGLIKPVASQDGVKRFDANNGQHHHFYCTKCGKIYDFLSAYYDEIKIPDKLPDASKITGKKVMLEGICEKCNK, from the coding sequence ATGAAAAATAAACAAGCGATTGAAAAATGTAAAAAAGTATGCGGGGAAAAGGGGTTTAAAGCCACGCCTCAGCGTATTGCTGTATATTCCGAAATAGCATGCAGATATGACCATCCGCCTGTTGAAAGTATATATTCTTCGGTAAGAAAGAAGCATTCTAGAATATCGTTTGATACTGTTTTTAGAACAATTAATTTATTAGTTGAAATAGGGCTTATAAAACCGGTCGCGTCGCAGGATGGCGTTAAAAGATTTGACGCAAATAACGGGCAGCATCACCATTTTTACTGTACTAAATGCGGTAAAATTTATGATTTTTTAAGCGCTTATTATGATGAAATTAAGATACCCGACAAGCTGCCTGATGCTTCTAAAATAACAGGAAAAAAAGTGATGCTGGAAGGTATATGCGAAAAGTGTAATAAATAG
- a CDS encoding peroxiredoxin yields MENNETKQYSIPKIGEKASSFTADTTQGQIKFPDDYSGKWVILFSHPADFTPVCTTEFMAFASMEKEFEALNCKLIGLSIDSRHSHIAWLRTIKEKIEYKGMKNVEVKFPVIADLTMEVANKFGMVQPGESNVSAVRAVFFMDPEAKVRALMYYPLSMGRNFAEIKRMVIALQTADKYKVATPADWQPGEDVIVPAPGSCGAAKERVDNAEKEGIKCLDWFLCLKPLKL; encoded by the coding sequence ATGGAAAATAATGAAACGAAGCAGTACAGCATTCCAAAGATCGGAGAAAAGGCGTCTTCTTTTACGGCGGATACAACGCAGGGTCAGATTAAATTCCCGGATGATTACAGCGGAAAATGGGTTATTCTTTTCAGCCATCCTGCGGATTTTACGCCTGTATGCACCACGGAATTTATGGCTTTTGCTTCAATGGAAAAGGAATTTGAAGCTTTAAACTGTAAGCTTATAGGGCTGTCTATAGACAGCAGGCACAGCCATATTGCCTGGCTTAGAACTATAAAAGAAAAGATTGAATATAAAGGAATGAAAAATGTTGAAGTAAAATTCCCGGTGATAGCCGATTTAACAATGGAAGTTGCAAATAAATTTGGAATGGTGCAGCCGGGCGAATCAAATGTAAGCGCTGTAAGGGCGGTTTTCTTTATGGATCCGGAGGCAAAAGTAAGGGCGTTAATGTATTATCCGCTTTCAATGGGAAGAAATTTTGCCGAAATAAAAAGGATGGTTATTGCCCTTCAGACAGCTGATAAGTATAAAGTTGCAACTCCTGCTGACTGGCAGCCGGGTGAAGATGTTATAGTGCCTGCTCCGGGAAGCTGCGGCGCCGCTAAAGAAAGGGTGGATAACGCAGAAAAAGAAGGGATTAAGTGCCTTGACTGGTTTTTGTGTTTAAAACCGCTTAAACTTTGA
- a CDS encoding glutathione S-transferase N-terminal domain-containing protein, with product MIINVQSVGQLREEIEKESVIGFFGGFSEKSKKAEEVFKKTSLERADRNFYYVDAALAKDVNKYFGITAVPSVIKVKGGRVERGVYGEAKIEEYLSLVDEAGSNAAVENKRKKETAVIVYSTPSCSWCVKVKSYLKEKGIRFTDVDVSKDEKAVRELVNKTGQTGVPQLKIGGVYVVGFDKDKINSLLGL from the coding sequence ATGATTATAAATGTGCAAAGCGTTGGACAGCTTAGAGAAGAAATAGAAAAAGAAAGTGTTATAGGTTTTTTTGGCGGTTTTTCTGAAAAATCCAAAAAGGCTGAAGAGGTTTTTAAAAAAACATCTTTGGAACGCGCGGATAGGAATTTTTATTATGTCGATGCCGCTTTGGCAAAAGATGTAAATAAATATTTTGGAATAACCGCAGTGCCTTCCGTAATAAAGGTAAAAGGCGGGCGTGTTGAACGCGGTGTATATGGTGAGGCAAAGATTGAAGAATACTTGTCTCTTGTTGATGAAGCCGGCAGTAACGCGGCGGTTGAAAATAAAAGAAAAAAAGAAACGGCAGTTATCGTATATTCCACGCCGTCATGTTCATGGTGTGTCAAAGTAAAAAGTTATCTTAAAGAAAAAGGTATAAGGTTCACGGATGTGGATGTATCTAAAGATGAAAAGGCGGTACGGGAGCTTGTTAATAAAACAGGGCAGACCGGTGTGCCTCAGCTGAAAATAGGCGGAGTTTATGTTGTGGGATTTGATAAAGATAAAATAAACAGCCTTTTGGGCTTATAA
- a CDS encoding co-chaperone GroES, with product MKLQPLNSRVLVRKNETGEKKIGGLYIPDAGNAGISDGIVVEVPQDGIKHIYPGDRVMFKTGSGDEILVNEEKFLLLEEDELIAKAVEMDDIPA from the coding sequence ATGAAATTACAGCCGTTAAATTCCAGGGTTTTAGTCAGAAAAAATGAAACAGGAGAAAAGAAAATAGGCGGGCTTTATATACCGGACGCGGGAAATGCGGGTATAAGCGACGGTATTGTTGTTGAAGTGCCGCAGGACGGAATAAAACACATTTATCCCGGAGACAGGGTAATGTTTAAAACGGGAAGCGGAGATGAAATACTTGTAAATGAAGAGAAATTTCTGCTGTTAGAAGAGGATGAGCTGATTGCTAAAGCTGTTGAAATGGATGATATACCGGCATAA
- a CDS encoding DUF302 domain-containing protein, whose protein sequence is MKKTAVLVIFVFGLVIGLLAAALMLNLSAEGIMLKEIISPYDFEKTVKVLSDRINNAENWHVTGVIDQSAEVEGHGGKNIGKLKIIQYCSGKYAYEMLSADERKKMSVMMPKSFAVYEKSGGRVYIALMNGAFMGKMFKGPAFQIIEDVSLEVERIMSFTNFKYSLF, encoded by the coding sequence ATGAAAAAAACGGCAGTTTTAGTTATTTTTGTTTTTGGGCTTGTCATAGGCCTGTTGGCAGCGGCCCTTATGTTGAATTTATCAGCTGAAGGTATAATGTTAAAAGAAATAATCAGCCCGTATGATTTTGAAAAGACGGTTAAAGTATTGTCTGACAGGATAAATAACGCGGAAAACTGGCATGTAACAGGGGTTATTGACCAGTCGGCTGAAGTGGAGGGGCACGGCGGTAAAAATATAGGAAAACTTAAAATAATCCAGTATTGCAGCGGCAAATACGCTTATGAAATGCTGTCGGCTGATGAAAGAAAAAAAATGTCGGTTATGATGCCTAAAAGTTTCGCGGTATATGAAAAAAGCGGCGGCCGTGTGTATATAGCTCTTATGAACGGGGCTTTCATGGGCAAGATGTTTAAGGGTCCGGCATTTCAAATCATAGAAGATGTTTCGCTTGAAGTTGAAAGGATTATGAGCTTTACGAATTTTAAATATAGTTTGTTTTAA
- a CDS encoding SLAC1 anion channel family protein: MEKPVLVSKLQYFPVTVFSIIMGISGLAIAFYRAYHLGWFPFWPYFLVVLFDGILFILFLFVYGLKMIKYPEEVKAEYGHKIKINFFSAVSISFLLVSVAFYGYLPMVSMVLWYAGVAMHVLLTFHTVAFWIRGTFEVHNVNPSWFIPIVGNLIIPVVGVDLAPVWVNVYFFITGIFFWVILFSIVLYRLVFHHQLAAKFVPTMFILIAPPAVIFISYFRMFMNVDFFSLSMLMLSFFFLGLLLFLVKDFFKIDFFLSWWAYTFPISAFAIALMIAFQSTNMGIFKYSAVLVLLGTILLIGVVLFYTAKNVIKGKICVVED, encoded by the coding sequence ATGGAAAAACCTGTTTTAGTCTCGAAATTGCAATACTTTCCGGTGACTGTTTTTTCCATAATTATGGGAATTTCAGGGCTTGCTATAGCGTTTTACAGGGCTTATCATCTGGGGTGGTTTCCTTTCTGGCCGTATTTTCTTGTTGTGCTTTTTGACGGCATTCTTTTTATACTGTTTTTATTTGTTTATGGTTTAAAAATGATTAAGTATCCTGAAGAAGTAAAAGCGGAATATGGGCATAAAATAAAAATAAATTTCTTTTCAGCCGTTTCAATTTCGTTTTTGCTGGTGTCTGTGGCTTTTTATGGTTATCTTCCGATGGTGTCCATGGTTTTATGGTATGCGGGGGTTGCGATGCATGTGCTGCTTACTTTTCACACCGTGGCTTTCTGGATAAGGGGTACTTTTGAAGTGCATAACGTCAATCCTTCCTGGTTTATTCCTATTGTGGGAAATCTTATCATACCTGTTGTGGGTGTTGATCTGGCGCCTGTCTGGGTAAATGTGTATTTTTTTATTACCGGAATATTTTTCTGGGTAATACTGTTTTCAATTGTTTTATACAGGCTGGTTTTTCACCATCAGCTTGCCGCTAAGTTTGTACCCACTATGTTTATTCTTATAGCCCCGCCGGCTGTTATTTTTATCTCTTATTTCAGAATGTTCATGAATGTTGACTTTTTTTCCCTTTCCATGCTTATGCTGTCATTTTTCTTTCTTGGGCTCCTTTTATTCCTTGTAAAAGATTTCTTTAAAATAGATTTTTTCCTGTCGTGGTGGGCGTATACGTTTCCTATAAGCGCGTTTGCTATCGCGCTTATGATAGCTTTTCAATCGACAAATATGGGTATTTTTAAATACAGCGCGGTTTTGGTGCTTCTGGGTACAATTTTGTTAATCGGTGTTGTTTTGTTTTATACGGCAAAGAACGTAATTAAAGGCAAAATTTGCGTTGTTGAAGACTAA
- a CDS encoding thioredoxin family protein, with amino-acid sequence MSLNTRLKHVETGSEFKKIIEENENVMVCCGRMGPMCVPVYFVMEKLERDIKNVVFRDFDFDSPDARIIKEMPECRNFMGLPFTVYYKNGKLAKATSGIQNEKQVKDILEKHLLKTV; translated from the coding sequence ATGTCATTGAACACAAGGTTAAAGCACGTGGAAACAGGCAGTGAGTTTAAAAAAATAATTGAAGAAAATGAAAATGTAATGGTGTGCTGCGGCAGAATGGGCCCTATGTGCGTGCCTGTTTATTTTGTGATGGAAAAACTTGAAAGGGATATAAAAAATGTTGTGTTCAGGGACTTTGATTTTGACAGTCCGGACGCCCGTATTATAAAAGAAATGCCGGAGTGCAGAAATTTTATGGGCCTTCCGTTTACGGTATATTATAAGAACGGAAAATTAGCAAAAGCTACATCTGGAATACAAAACGAGAAACAGGTAAAAGATATTCTTGAAAAACACCTTTTAAAAACTGTTTAA
- a CDS encoding NifB/NifX family molybdenum-iron cluster-binding protein produces MGAVRVVAASTGNSKESEISGSFSGCPFFAVADISEGKVKSMVFVDIGSVKDKRAESAIGLGADILITGGIAAKDRNRFKEKNIKMAGFKGTVQEALNLYIKDSEKLLGEKIYGEMHNRGRCYSCRIKNTLNEEDK; encoded by the coding sequence ATGGGCGCGGTAAGAGTGGTAGCGGCAAGCACCGGAAACAGTAAAGAATCGGAAATATCCGGCAGTTTTAGCGGGTGCCCTTTTTTTGCAGTAGCGGATATTTCTGAAGGAAAGGTAAAAAGTATGGTTTTTGTGGATATAGGCTCTGTAAAAGACAAAAGGGCTGAAAGCGCGATAGGGCTGGGGGCGGATATTTTAATAACCGGCGGTATTGCGGCAAAAGACAGAAACAGGTTTAAGGAAAAAAATATTAAAATGGCGGGTTTTAAAGGTACGGTACAGGAAGCTTTGAATTTATATATTAAAGATTCAGAAAAGTTACTTGGTGAAAAAATTTATGGTGAAATGCATAACCGCGGCAGGTGTTATTCCTGCCGGATAAAAAATACTTTAAATGAGGAGGATAAATGA
- a CDS encoding FAD-dependent oxidoreductase yields MKKHFELVIVGGGPAGITLAKKLGRIYHTAVIRPEPYSMIYCAMPYAVEGIIEKEKTFKNDSLITESGAELIRDKAESINDKENFVTLKSGEKISYEKLVIVTGAEPFLPPVPGSKLKGVYVFKTQNDLEKLESMKSTLKKIAVIGAGAIGIEAAQAFNAIGVETTLIDMGKSVLPNMIDEDMSMEAVSELTAKGIKLHLDRKVVEIKGKEHCESVILDNGFEINLKNDINCNIDDEPGKSGAVLFVAGVKPSVELADGTRIKSGRDGIIVNEYMETSVKNIYACGDCASYVSGITGKPSGGKLATNAVPMAKVLADNLKGVKRPYTGFFNGAATKVGNHYVGSTGLSEKDAKREGYDVVTAVSEITTKFPIMPGAVKLKTKLVADKKSGRLIGGQIVSKEPVAARIDVLTMALQNKMTVKDLVEHSYCAQPYQSFYPAENGMVMASEKLFENMEKENN; encoded by the coding sequence ATGAAAAAACATTTTGAACTTGTAATAGTAGGGGGCGGCCCCGCGGGCATTACGCTTGCGAAGAAACTGGGCAGAATTTATCATACGGCGGTTATAAGGCCGGAGCCGTACAGTATGATTTACTGCGCTATGCCTTACGCGGTTGAAGGGATTATTGAGAAGGAAAAGACTTTTAAGAATGACAGCCTTATTACGGAATCCGGGGCGGAATTGATAAGGGATAAAGCCGAGTCAATAAATGACAAAGAAAATTTTGTCACTCTTAAATCGGGAGAAAAAATTTCATATGAAAAACTTGTTATTGTAACGGGCGCGGAACCTTTTTTACCTCCTGTTCCGGGCAGTAAGCTTAAAGGTGTCTATGTATTTAAAACGCAAAATGACCTTGAAAAGCTGGAAAGCATGAAAAGTACTCTTAAAAAAATCGCCGTTATCGGGGCAGGGGCTATCGGGATAGAAGCCGCGCAGGCGTTTAACGCTATAGGGGTGGAAACCACCCTGATTGATATGGGAAAAAGCGTTCTGCCAAATATGATTGATGAAGATATGTCAATGGAAGCTGTTTCTGAACTTACCGCCAAAGGTATTAAACTGCATCTTGACAGAAAAGTTGTTGAAATTAAGGGAAAAGAGCACTGTGAATCCGTAATTTTGGATAATGGTTTTGAAATTAACCTTAAAAATGATATTAACTGCAATATTGACGATGAACCCGGGAAAAGCGGTGCTGTGCTTTTTGTCGCCGGAGTAAAACCGTCTGTTGAACTGGCTGACGGCACGCGGATAAAAAGCGGGCGTGACGGTATTATTGTAAATGAATATATGGAGACAAGCGTAAAAAATATTTATGCCTGCGGTGACTGTGCTTCTTATGTCAGCGGTATTACGGGAAAACCATCCGGCGGAAAACTTGCGACAAATGCAGTCCCTATGGCTAAAGTGCTTGCGGATAATTTAAAGGGCGTAAAAAGGCCTTATACCGGCTTCTTTAACGGCGCGGCGACAAAAGTAGGAAATCACTATGTAGGCAGCACAGGGCTTAGTGAAAAAGACGCTAAACGAGAGGGTTATGATGTTGTAACCGCGGTTTCAGAAATAACGACCAAGTTTCCAATAATGCCGGGCGCTGTAAAGCTAAAGACAAAACTTGTGGCGGATAAAAAAAGCGGAAGGCTTATAGGCGGTCAGATTGTAAGTAAAGAACCGGTAGCCGCAAGGATAGATGTCCTTACAATGGCGCTTCAGAACAAGATGACGGTGAAGGATCTTGTTGAACACAGTTACTGCGCGCAGCCTTATCAGTCTTTTTATCCGGCGGAAAACGGCATGGTAATGGCATCAGAAAAACTTTTTGAAAACATGGAAAAAGAAAACAATTAA
- a CDS encoding 4Fe-4S binding protein yields MKLAVDLKICTGCAKCVSYCPFEAISIEDEKAVIDYQKCGVCGACIEGCRRNALSIKEG; encoded by the coding sequence ATGAAACTGGCTGTTGATTTAAAAATTTGTACCGGATGCGCGAAGTGTGTTTCTTATTGCCCGTTTGAAGCGATTTCAATTGAAGATGAAAAGGCAGTGATAGATTATCAGAAATGCGGAGTATGCGGGGCGTGTATTGAAGGCTGCAGGCGCAACGCCCTGTCAATTAAAGAAGGCTGA
- a CDS encoding prolipoprotein diacylglyceryl transferase, which translates to MEFWQNLPLKINPVLFQAGSFQIRYYGLMYAAAFLTVYFILAYRIKRETAPVFNTVLLENFLLFEIAGVMAGGRLGYVLFYDLQYYISNPFLIISPFAMENNKLIFTGIAGMSYHGGLIGALAAAAVFCRMKKINFWVLSDFVIPAVPAAYTFGRIGNFLNNELYGRAVSSFPGMYFNTTEGLSLRHPSQLYEAVFEGIVLFFILWSVRNNKTMEKLLLGLYIFGYGLFRFFIEFFRQPDAHLGLIGGLFSMGQILCLIMITAGFGIMVYQVKYRS; encoded by the coding sequence ATGGAATTCTGGCAGAATCTTCCTTTAAAAATTAATCCCGTCCTGTTTCAGGCGGGTTCTTTTCAGATAAGGTACTATGGCCTTATGTATGCCGCGGCTTTTCTAACGGTGTATTTTATTCTGGCATACAGGATAAAAAGAGAAACCGCGCCTGTTTTTAATACCGTGCTGCTTGAAAATTTTTTGTTATTTGAAATAGCGGGAGTAATGGCGGGCGGAAGGCTTGGGTATGTGTTATTTTATGACCTTCAGTACTATATATCAAATCCGTTTCTGATTATATCCCCGTTTGCCATGGAAAATAATAAACTGATTTTTACTGGCATTGCGGGCATGTCATATCACGGAGGCCTTATAGGCGCGCTTGCCGCTGCAGCTGTTTTTTGCCGGATGAAAAAAATAAATTTTTGGGTTCTGTCCGATTTTGTCATACCTGCCGTGCCTGCCGCGTATACTTTTGGAAGAATCGGAAATTTTCTTAATAATGAATTGTATGGCAGGGCTGTATCATCTTTTCCCGGAATGTATTTTAACACGACGGAAGGGTTAAGTTTAAGGCATCCTTCGCAGTTATATGAAGCGGTTTTTGAAGGGATAGTATTATTCTTTATATTGTGGTCAGTTAGAAATAACAAAACAATGGAAAAATTATTATTGGGTTTATATATTTTTGGATACGGGCTGTTTCGTTTTTTTATCGAGTTTTTCAGGCAGCCTGACGCGCATTTGGGTTTAATAGGGGGTTTGTTTTCCATGGGGCAGATACTTTGCCTGATAATGATAACGGCAGGTTTTGGGATTATGGTTTATCAGGTTAAATACCGTTCATAA